TTCTTGGGCGACTAGCGCCCCAGCAGGCGGCCCAGGGACACCCCTCCACCCATGTTAAGCATTGCATCGAGGATCTGGAGTTCAGATAGGCGCCCCAGCGGCGCTAGGTCATCGTCAGCCACAACCACCAGGTGGTAGCAACCCGGCGAGAAACCCCTGGCCACCTCCTCCACCAGGGCATCCCGGTGCGCGATGATCTGCCTTACAGGCATCTGTCCCTTCTTCAGCAAGACCTCTTTCTTCCTGGCTACATCCAGGAGGATGAGAAAGGCCGCCGAACGCCTCTCCTTGCCGGCGGCCATGAAGAGAAAGGCCCCGGCAACCGCCAGGTTGACCCCAGCCATCTGGCCCGTCCACACCATCCCGGCGCCCAGGGCCACCAGGGTTGCAGCAATCCAGCGGCCGTGGCCAGTCAGGACCTTTGTGGCCTCCCGGTAGCCCAGGCGGGGGGTAAGCATCGCCCTGAGCACCCGGCCCCCGTCCAGGGGCAGCACAGGAAACAGGTTGAAGAGGCCGATGGCCAGGTTGGTCTCGATGAACAAGGTGAGGGAGCCAGGCCGCCAGATCGGGATGCCCGAAAGCCACCAGGCCAAGGCCGACACTGCCAGGTTGTGAAGGGGTCCGGCCAAGGCGACCACGGCCTCAACGGCGGTATCCCCCCAGTCATCCTCAAAGCGCAGGGCACCCCCGAAGGGGTAGAGGTCTACCTCCGTGGGCCTGTGGCCAAACCCTGAGGCCACAAGAAAATGGGCCATCTCATGACCCGCTATAGAGAGTAGCAGCGCCAGGGCGTGAGAGCCCAAGCCGGCCAGGACGAAGCCAAGCGCCAGGACCAGGAAGGCCCCGTTGATCCTGACCCTTACCCCACATACCTCCCCGATGTACACGGCCGGTCTACGGCCCTTGCTCGCCCTTGCCCAGGTAGGCGGCAGGATCTACTGGGACCCCCTCTTCCCGCACCTCAAAGTGCAGGTGGGGAGTGAGGGCGTTCCCTGTCTGCCCAACCCTCCCTATGATGTCCCCTTGTTTGACCGGCTGAGGGCTCCGCACCAGTACCTCAGAGAGGTGGGCGTAGGCTGTCTCCAGTCCTGCTCCATGAAGCACGGTGACAAGGTTCCCGTAGGTCGGGCTCTCCACCACCCCTGATACCTGCCCATCCATGACTGCCATGACCGGGGTGCCCAGGGGGGCTTCAATATCAAGGCCTTCATGGAAGTGATCCTTCCCCGTATCCAGGTCTGACCGCCAGCCGAAACCGGAGATTATGCGGCCCTCCATGGGCCATTTCATGGTTTGGGTCTCCGGTTCCTTCTCTTCCTCTAAAAGGGGAGAGAGGAAGGGTAAGAGGGGCTTATCCCCCCGGGCCAGGGTCTCCGCGGTAGGCAGCCTCCGCAGCGCTGTCACCAAGTTCGTATCCCGGGTGACCACCCACCTCACCGCATCCCGGGTTTCCCCTGCCACACTGGGGGGCAACTCCTGGATAGCCAGGACCAAGGCTAACAGCACCAGGGACACAACGGTCTGCTTGAGAAACCGGGAGCTTCCCGTTCTGTCGCCAAGATCGTAGGGAGCCCTTCCCCACCGCCTGAGGCCCTTCCTGAGGGAGCGCCTTACCCTCCGGCTCGCGTGACCCATGTCCCTACCATCCTCTCAGGTGTGTCTCTGAAGATGTATATGGGACGGGGGGCCCCGGTATACCACCTCGGGCAAGGCATCTAGGGAACGAAGAGCGCCTTTGCCACCGATTCCAGATGGCCCAGGGTTAGACATTCGTGCATCTGGCAACACGACCTTACGTCAACGCCCTTGAAGTAAGCCCTGTACTCTCCGGAAACGTTCGAGGAGATTACGCAGGTGGCATCCATAACTCCGCCTCAGCCGGAACGCGAGTTGGTGGAAGTGGACGAACCGGATCCGCCGGGACAGGTGAAAAAGGAGCTGGTGGGCCGGGTCTTCTGTGATTCCTGAGCGCTTCAGGGTATTTTCTAGCAACCGACCAGCGGTGAAGTGGAGTAGTTCCACCCATCGCCCGTTTGTGAGGGGACAGGCTTTATCGGGAGCAACTTCGCGTAAGAAGTTCAGTATGCGGCGACTCACCGCCAAGGTGAGAGCATGGCCACCAGCACCAGGGCATCTACGACCTCTCTTTCCGCTATGGATAACGTCCAGACCATAGACGCGTTTTGCTTCCTTGAATACAAGTTCGATGCTCCATCGCGCTCCGTAAAGGAGGGCCACATCCTCCGCGCTCGCCGCGATCAGCTTCGGTGGCTATGGATAAGGCGGAGAAGCTGATTGGTGCTCTGCAGCGGATGGCACAATGGGTTGAACGCTTGCCCGTATCGATCAGGACTACCGTTGGCTACCTGCTATTAGCGGCACCTTAACAAGACCGTACAGTACCCTGGAATCACGGATACGGCCGCAGGAAGCCCAGGGTCTTTGACCCTGGGAGGAATGCGGCCCCCCTTCCCGCATCTGGAACCATGAACCTGGCGTTCTTTGTCAAACTCCAGCCCACGCCCGAACAGTCCGCCGCCCTCCTGGAGGCAATGGAGAGGTTCAACGCCGCCTGCAACGCAGTGCAGAAGCAGCCTTCCGGGAGCATTCGGCCAATAAGATCCGCCTTCAGGAACTCGTCTATTACGACATCCGGGAGCAGTTCGGGCTCCCCGCCCAGATGGCGATCCGTGTCATCAGCAAAACCGCTGAGGCCTACAAGCGGGACAAATCCAAGAAGCCCACGTTCAGACCCCACGGTGCCATTGTCTACGACCAGCGGGTGCTGTCCTGGAGGGGCCTTAACCGCGTGTCCATCCTGACGCTTGAAGGCAGGCAGATCATCCCCATCGTTTTGGGCGGCTATCAAGCGGGGCCTGGTTCAGATTGCCGAAGCCATTGGGTTCCCGGCGAAATTTGCAGGAATGCTAGCTATCGCTCTGGGCGTGGGCTTAGTCCTGCTAGGGACACCTTCGCCAAAATGCCCTGGGCAATTCGATTGAATGTGAACCTAAATGCTCCCCCGCATTACAGAGCGCTTTGCCCTCCCTTCGGAGATGATCATGCTTCGATTTTGCAGGCAAATCCAGCCATTCCTGGGAAAGAAAGAACTTCATATTCTACACGCACTAATAGTCAATCTCCTTCTTGAGAAGTTGCTTGCATAGAATTGTCCTCGGCTTAACAGGGTCCATTTTGGCAGTGGGTGTTCTACTATCAGAACAAACTACTCAAAGGCAAGAGCGTGGCTGAAAGGTCTTCTGAAGGCGTAACGCATAACGGGTATTTTTGATTATTTGAAGGAAGGTGAGGCCGGTGAAATTCTGTCCCAAGTGCCGTAGTGTTGTTTATCGAGATCCCTATCTGAAGATGGAATTGTGTACGGGCTGTGGGTACTCGAAGAAGAGTCCAACCTACGACCTTGGGAAGAGGGGGGTTATGCCGCGAGTCCGGTCAAACCGAAGTGCTGATGCTGAAGAGAAGGCTCTCGCATACAAGTAGCAGTGCCATATTCCATTATGGGACTTAAGGGGGGCTTGCGGTTGCCCAACGCTTGCCCAACTCCGGCAGACAGGTAGTACGTTGAGCCACACCCATCTGTCTCCACCCGGCGCGGGGAAAAAAGGAGATGATCCGGTAGGCTTGGGCACCTGGCTGGCTCTTTCCGAGGTGACTCGCCTGTCAGCCGTTCTTGACCCTCCTCCGGGACATGAGCCTCTTGCGGTACATCCAGGCGTCCGCTGCCTGGATCAGCTCCTCGGCAGTGGACACCTCAGTGGGATAGGCTGAGGTGCCACTGGAGAACGTGGGCAGCGGCAACCTAGCCCCGGGGGTATCCACGACGGTGGCCGATATCGCGGCCCTAATCCGCTCTATGAGCTCGGCGGCACCCTGGGGGTCCGTGTCCGGGAGCACCAGCACGAACTCGTCCCCTCCGAAGCGAGCGAATATATCCTCGTCCCTGATGACAGACCTCACGGTGGCAGCCATCGCCTGCAGCACCCGGTCACCGGAAACGTGCCCGTGGGTGTCGTTGATCCCCTTCAGGTCATCAATGTCCATGAAGACCAGGGTGACGTGGCCCCCGTGCCTCCTTGCCCTTGATATTTCCTTGCTCAGGCGCTTTGACAGGTACCGGCGATTGTGGGCTCCGGTGAGGAAGTCGGTGTCCGCTGCCATCTCCAGCTTGATGACCAGCTGCGCTGTCTCGATGGCCGAGGCTACATGCCCTGATACGGTGCGAAGGAGGCTCACATCCGCTTCATTGAACCCATTGTCGTCCTCACTGGCTAGGCACAGCACACCCAAGTCGCCACCGGCCCCCTTCAAGACGCAGCTGGCGCAGGACCTGGCTCCTTCGGTGTGCCCAGGGCCCAGCGTTATCCCCCCGGGTTCCAGGATTGGCCTAAGAACACTCCTATCCACCATAAGTCCCACGGGGGGGCTCAGCGATCCCCTTGCTGAACGCACGACCGCACCGTAGGGGGTCAGCAGGTAGAGGTAACAGTGCTGGTATCCCAGGGTCCTGTGAAAGGTGTCCATGATGGCGTCCACGATCTCATCAGGCTCATTTAGGCGTGTCCGGATCTCCGCCACGCTCATCAGGGCGCCCATCTCGCGAGCCCTAAGAACGGCCCTGACCGCCACTGCCTGGGGTTTCTCCATGCCGTCCTTCTCACCAGTGTCAACCCTGGGGATCTCTCCCCTCTCGGCCAGCCTAAGCAAGGCGGCGACTGCCTCAGGATCGAACTGGGTCCCCGATGCCAGGTGAACCTCCCGCAGGGCCTCCTGGGAGCTGAGGGTCCTGCGGTGACGCCTTGGTGAAGTCATTGCAGCCAAGGCGTTGGCCAGGGCCAGGATGGAGACAAGCCGAGAC
Above is a genomic segment from Bacillota bacterium containing:
- a CDS encoding M50 family metallopeptidase — its product is MYIGEVCGVRVRINGAFLVLALGFVLAGLGSHALALLLSIAGHEMAHFLVASGFGHRPTEVDLYPFGGALRFEDDWGDTAVEAVVALAGPLHNLAVSALAWWLSGIPIWRPGSLTLFIETNLAIGLFNLFPVLPLDGGRVLRAMLTPRLGYREATKVLTGHGRWIAATLVALGAGMVWTGQMAGVNLAVAGAFLFMAAGKERRSAAFLILLDVARKKEVLLKKGQMPVRQIIAHRDALVEEVARGFSPGCYHLVVVADDDLAPLGRLSELQILDAMLNMGGGVSLGRLLGR
- a CDS encoding M23 family metallopeptidase, producing MGHASRRVRRSLRKGLRRWGRAPYDLGDRTGSSRFLKQTVVSLVLLALVLAIQELPPSVAGETRDAVRWVVTRDTNLVTALRRLPTAETLARGDKPLLPFLSPLLEEEKEPETQTMKWPMEGRIISGFGWRSDLDTGKDHFHEGLDIEAPLGTPVMAVMDGQVSGVVESPTYGNLVTVLHGAGLETAYAHLSEVLVRSPQPVKQGDIIGRVGQTGNALTPHLHFEVREEGVPVDPAAYLGKGEQGP